The Aptenodytes patagonicus chromosome 10, bAptPat1.pri.cur, whole genome shotgun sequence genome includes a region encoding these proteins:
- the LOC143164791 gene encoding protein PIGBOS1-like: MWGRLPLPQVALAAALGVASGLYIYRPVFQPPGPRQPPEGTAEPLADAAPQKRP, encoded by the coding sequence ATGTGGGGGCGGCTGCCGCTGCCGCAGGTGGCGCTGGCCGCGGCCCTCGGCGTGGCCAGCGGGCTCTACATCTACCGGCCCGTCTTCCAGCCGCCTGGGCCCCGACAGCCCCCCGAGGGCACGGCGGAGCCGCTGGCGGACGCCGCGCCGCAGAAGAGGCCCTGA
- the PIGB gene encoding GPI alpha-1,2-mannosyltransferase 3, which produces FILNIPNYGYLTWEWASGLRGYSYPLIFASIYKALQLLGKDDVQLLIWVPRLAQAVLAAFADVKLYSLVRHLENAETAKCVYFCQLCSWFTWYSCTRTLTNTMETLLTIFALSCYPIKGSKMGSSCKYLALIALAIVIRPTAVIPWIPLVFSHFLQEQRKAVLILHNCIPVGLVTVGTSLIIDRVFFGEWVLVQLNFLKFNVLQNLGTFYGSHPWHWYFTQGLPVILGTHLPFFIHGCVLAPKRYRIFLMAVIWTVLVYSTLSHKEFRFIYPVLPFCMVFCGYSLKHLKAWKKSAARFLLLSNLLPALYAGLIHQRGTLDVMSHIQQLCNNSYQSQAFVFIMMPCHSTPFYSHVHCPLKMRFLQCPPDLTGNESYIDEADVFYSNPLGWLNKEFYNDTLLPSHLIFFSVLEEEISSFLALRGYEKTASVFHTHIPQGRVGSHIYVYGKKTEMNHT; this is translated from the exons TTTATCCTTAATATTCCTAATTATGGCTACCTAACTTGGGAATGGGCAAGTGGCTTGAGAGGCTATTCATACCCACTGATCTTTGCAAGCATCTACAAAGCTttgcagctgctggggaaggacGATGTTCAGCTGCTG ATATGGGTCCCTAGACTTGCACAGGCAGTGCTAGCAGCTTTTGCTGATGTGAAGCTTTACTCATTAGTACGACACCTTGAAAATGCAGAAACGGCAAAGTGCGTG TACTTCTGCCAGCTGTGTTCCTGGTTTACATGGTATTCCTGTACCAGAACTCTAACAAACACCATGGAAACTCTTCTTACCATTTTTGCTCTTTCCTGCTATCCGATAAAAGGTTCCAAGATGGGGAGCAG TTGCAAATATTTAGCTTTGATAGCACTTGCAATCGTTATTCGTCCCACCGCTGTTATCCCATGGATACCTTTGGTCTTCAGTCATTTTTTGCAAGAACAGAGGAAAGCAGTCCTTATCCTACACAACTGCATTCCAGTTGG ATTGGTCACAGTAGGAACCTCTTTAATAATTGACCGTGTATTTTTTGGTGAG TGGGTACTGGTTCAGCTGAACTTCTTGAAATTCAACGTGCTGCAGAATTTGGGAACGTTTTACGGATCTCATCCTTGGCATTGGTACTTCACTCAGGGACTACCAGTCATCTTGGGTACCCATCTGCCTTTCTTTATTCATGGCTGTGTGCTGGCACCAAAAAGGTATCGCATCTTTCTAATGGCAGTGATTTGGACAGTGCTGGTATACAG CACTCTGAGCCATAAAGAATTCAGGTTCATCTACCCAGTACTGCCATTTTGCATGGTTTTTTGTG GATATTCTTTGAAACACCTGAAAGCATGGAAGAAATCTGCAGCAAGGTTCCTGCTTTTATCAAACTTACTCCCAGCCCTGTACGCAGGCTTGATTCACCAGCGAGGCACTCTTGATGTTATGAGCCACATACAGCAACTCTGTAATAACTCCTACCAGTCACAAGCTTTTGTCTTCATCATGATGCCGTGCCACTCTACTCCATTTTACAG TCATGTTCACTGTCCTCTAAAAATGAGATTCCTTCAGTGTCCCCCAGACCTAACCGGAAATGAGAGCTATATTGACGAAGCAGATGTGTTTTACTCTAATCCACTTGGCTGGCTTAATAAGGAGTTTTACAATGATACGTTATTACCCAGTCACTTGATCTTCTTCAGTGTGCTGGAAGAG GAAATATCATCATTTCTAGCTTTAAGGGGCTATGAGAAAACAGCCAGTGTCTTTCACACTCACATACCTCAAGGACGAGTTGGAAGCCACATCTACGTCTACgggaaaaaaactgaaatgaatcaTACCTGA